The Thermoanaerobacterium thermosaccharolyticum DSM 571 region TGCTACCACAGAAAGTCCTGAGAAGCTTATGGACGTATTTACAAAATATGAAGGTATAAGGGATATTGTAGCTAAGGGAGAAACTAAGACTAGCATAACATTGAAATCTGGCATAAATGTAGACTTAAGGGTTGTCAAAGATGAAGAGTATCCATATGCATTGCACCATTTTACCGGTAGCAAAGAGCACAATACAGCTATGAGGCATAGGGCAAGGCAAATGGGAATAAAGATGAATGAATATGGTCTATTTAAGGGTGATTTACTTATTAAATGCCGTGATGAAGAAGAGATATTTAATAATCTCAATTTATCGTATATTCCTCCAGAACTTCGCGAAAATATGGGTGAAATTGAAGCGGCAGAAAAAGGGTTACTTCCAGTATTAATAGAGGAAAAAGACATCAAAGGGGTTTTTCATGTACATACGATATACAGCGACGGCGCAAATACACTTTCTGAGATGGTGAATGCGGCAAGAGATCGCGGTTATAAAATTATTGGTATTACAGATCACAGTAAATCTGCATTTTATGCAAATGGACTTAAAGAAGAAGATATTTTAAGGCAATTGGATGAAATTGATGAATTGAATCATAAATATGCTGATATAAAGATATTAAAAGGTATAGAATCTGATATATTAAGAGACGGTTCACTTGATTATGATGAAGATATATTAAAAAGATTTGACTTTGTCATTGCATCTGTTCATTCCAGCTTTAAAATGAGCAAAGATGATATGACAGAGAGAATAATAAAAGCTATAAAAAATAGATACACAAAAATCATTGGACATCTAACAGGGAGGCTTCTCCTTGCAAGAGATGGTTATGACCTTGATGTGTATAAAGTTATAGATAGTGCTGCTGAATATGGCAAAATAATTGAAATAAATGCGAGCCCTTATAGACTGGACATGGATTGGAGATA contains the following coding sequences:
- the polX gene encoding DNA polymerase/3'-5' exonuclease PolX, whose translation is MDKKTVINILNEIGLLLELKGENPFKSRAYYNAARTIEVLDDDIEKLIKEDRLKDIKGIGDALNKKLTELVTTGRLEYYDNLKASIPEGLIEMLKIPGLGPKKIKTLYDKLDIKTVGELEYACIENRLVELPGFGEKTQKKILEGIQFIKQFSGKHLFMDAYLDATLLKQYLIDSGLIIRCEIAGSLRRREEIVKDIDILATTESPEKLMDVFTKYEGIRDIVAKGETKTSITLKSGINVDLRVVKDEEYPYALHHFTGSKEHNTAMRHRARQMGIKMNEYGLFKGDLLIKCRDEEEIFNNLNLSYIPPELRENMGEIEAAEKGLLPVLIEEKDIKGVFHVHTIYSDGANTLSEMVNAARDRGYKIIGITDHSKSAFYANGLKEEDILRQLDEIDELNHKYADIKILKGIESDILRDGSLDYDEDILKRFDFVIASVHSSFKMSKDDMTERIIKAIKNRYTKIIGHLTGRLLLARDGYDLDVYKVIDSAAEYGKIIEINASPYRLDMDWRYIKYAKEKGVKFAICPDAHRIEGLDDIKYGIGIARKGWLEAKDVINTYDFDELNKIFNKS